The Streptococcus mitis region GGGTTCATCCCTGCTGCTGGTTCATCTAAAAAGAGAATTTTAGGTTCCGTAGCAAGGGCACGAACAATTTCCAAACGACGTTGTTGTCCGTAGGCGAGGTTTTTAGCAAGAGTCTCTGCATCACCATCTAAATCAAAGATTTTCAACAATTCCAAAGCTTTAGCCTTTAATTCTTTTTCACTCTTGTAAAAAGCTGGTAAGCGTAAGAAACTAGCAAAAACATGTTGTTTGTGATGGTTGCCAAAAGCAATTAAAACATTGTCCAAAACTGTTAAATCTTTAAAGAGACGGATATTTTGGAAAGTACGTCCAAGTCCCAAAGAGGCAATCTTATAAGGTGACTTCCCATTCAAAAGGTGACCATCTAAGGTAACTGTTCCCTCACTTGGTTCATAAACACCCGTCAAGAGGTTGAAAAGGGTGGTTTTCCCAGCTCCATTTGGACCGATTAGTCCAACTAGTTCCCCTTCGTTCAATTCAAGAGTCACATCTCCAACAGCTGTTAGACCGCCAAAATGTTTGGTTAACTGTTTTACTTCAAGTAATGCCATTAGTTTTGTTCCTCCTTCTTAGATTTTTTAAAGAAACGTGATAGACTTAATTCCCATGTTCCAAGGAGTCCACCTGGCCTGAAAATCATTACCAATACCAAGGCCAAAGCGTAAATAATCATACGCACGCTAGCAACATCTTGGAGAAGCATATTCAAAATTCCCAGAACAATAGCTGAAACAATGGCACCTGTAATGGAACCAAGGCCACCAAAGACAACAATAATCAAAACGTTGATTGAGTTGATAAAGGTGTAATCTTTCGGTACAACCGAACCGATAAATCCTGCCTGAAGAGACCCTGCAATACTTGCAGTAATAGCACCAAAGACAAAGGCGATGATTTTAATTTTTGTCGTATTAACCCCAACTGACTCAGCAGCGATTTCATCCTCACGAACAGAGAGGGTTGAACGACCAATTGGACTACGCAAGAAGTTCAAGGTTGCAATGGTTGTAATCACGACAAAGAAGTAAACCATCTGCCAAGTTGTAAAGTTAGGAATTCCCAAGATACCTGCTGCACCATTTGTAAGGCTTCCACCATTGATGATAAAGATACGGATAATTTCAGATACACCGAGAGTTGCTACCGCAAGATAGTCCCCTTTCAAGCGCAAGGTTGGAATTCCGACAAGCAAGGCAACTGCTCCTGAAAGCAAAGCACCTAAAATCATAGCTCCAAAGAAGGCACCGTAGGTTGGTGATTTAGATCCAATAATAGCAGCGGCATAAGCACCAATCGCCATGAAACCAGCATGCCCAAGTGAAAATTGTCCTGAAAAACCAACGATTAGGTTAAGACCCACAGCTAGAATAATATTAATTCCAATTTGTTGTAAAACCTGTACATAGAATAGATTGAGTACTCCGACTGAAACCAATACACTAATCAAGCCATAGCCAGCTAACAAAAGGAGTAACCATAGAATATTAACTTTTAAATTTTCCTTCATCGTTTACACCTTCTCTTTCACATTTTTACCAAGGATACCAGCTGGGCGGACAATCAAGATCAACAACAAGATTCCATAAACAATGGCATCACGGAAGTCTGACATTCCAAAGGCTGTCGCAAAAGTTTCCAATAGACCAATCACAAAACCACCAAGAGCCGCACCAGGAATAATTCCAATACCACCAAGTACAGCGGCAACGAAAGATTTAAGA contains the following coding sequences:
- a CDS encoding ABC transporter ATP-binding protein, whose translation is MALLEVKQLTKHFGGLTAVGDVTLELNEGELVGLIGPNGAGKTTLFNLLTGVYEPSEGTVTLDGHLLNGKSPYKIASLGLGRTFQNIRLFKDLTVLDNVLIAFGNHHKQHVFASFLRLPAFYKSEKELKAKALELLKIFDLDGDAETLAKNLAYGQQRRLEIVRALATEPKILFLDEPAAGMNPQETAELTELIRRIKDEFKISIMLIEHDMNLVMDVTERIYVLEYGRLIAQGTPDEIKTNKRVIEAYLGGEA
- a CDS encoding branched-chain amino acid ABC transporter permease yields the protein MKENLKVNILWLLLLLAGYGLISVLVSVGVLNLFYVQVLQQIGINIILAVGLNLIVGFSGQFSLGHAGFMAIGAYAAAIIGSKSPTYGAFFGAMILGALLSGAVALLVGIPTLRLKGDYLAVATLGVSEIIRIFIINGGSLTNGAAGILGIPNFTTWQMVYFFVVITTIATLNFLRSPIGRSTLSVREDEIAAESVGVNTTKIKIIAFVFGAITASIAGSLQAGFIGSVVPKDYTFINSINVLIIVVFGGLGSITGAIVSAIVLGILNMLLQDVASVRMIIYALALVLVMIFRPGGLLGTWELSLSRFFKKSKKEEQN